DNA from Mesorhizobium loti R88b:
CTCAAGGAGGAGAACCTGTTGTGACGCTGCCCGCCGGCACCGATGCGGTACGCCAGTCGCTGGCGAGCTTCCGCCAGGAGCGCGAAGCCGACTGGAAGGCGTTCGAAGCACTGCTCGCGCGCGTCGAAAAACGCGCGCCGCGCACGCTTTCGGAGGACGAGCTGCTGTCGCTGCCGCTGCTCTACCGTTCGGCGCTGTCTTCGCTTTCGGTGGCCCGGGCGACCTCGCTCGACAGTGCGCTCGTCGCCTATCTCGAAGCGCTTTGCCTGCGCGGCTATTTTTATCTCTACGGCGCACGGCGCGGGCTGAAACAGCGTGTCGGCGATTTCTTCCTGCGCGACTGGCCAGACGCGATCCGCGACCTGTGGCGCGAGACCTGGGTGTCAGTCGGGCTGACGGTGATCGGCGCCATTGCCGCCTACTGGCTGGTCGCCTCCGACAAGCGCTGGTACGACGCCATCATCGCGCCCAGCCTGGCTGGCGGACGCAATCCGGATTCATCCGCCGAGGTGCTGCGCACCGTGCTCTATGACAGCGGCAGCGGTCATTTCCTGTCCGGCTTTGCCGCTTATCTCTTTACCCACAACACGCAAGTCGCGATCCTGGCCTTTGCGCTGGGCTTCGCCTTTGCGGTGCCCAGCGTGCTGCTCATCCTGATGAACGGATGCATGCTGGGCGCGCTGTTCCAGATCTATGCGGCCAAGGGACTGGGTTTCGAGCTTGGCGGCTGGCTGTCGATCCACGGCACCACCGAATTGTTCGCCATCGCGATCGCCGGCGCGGCGGGCATGCGGATCGGCACACGCATCGCCTTTCCGGGCGAACTGACACGGATGGCGGCTGCAGCCCAGGCCGGGCGAGCGGCGGCGACCGCCATGGTCGGTGTCATGATCATGCTTCTGTTTGCCGGCCTGCTCGAAGGCATCGGCCGGCAGACGATCACCAGCGATGCGACGCGCTACGCCATTGGCGGCGGCATGCTGGCGCTGTGGATCGCCTATTTTTACCTGGTGCGGATGGTGCGGCATGGCAACGGCTAGAAACCCTGCCGCGCTGATCAGGCCCCTGGTCACGCCGGAGGGTGTCGATC
Protein-coding regions in this window:
- a CDS encoding stage II sporulation protein M, which translates into the protein MTLPAGTDAVRQSLASFRQEREADWKAFEALLARVEKRAPRTLSEDELLSLPLLYRSALSSLSVARATSLDSALVAYLEALCLRGYFYLYGARRGLKQRVGDFFLRDWPDAIRDLWRETWVSVGLTVIGAIAAYWLVASDKRWYDAIIAPSLAGGRNPDSSAEVLRTVLYDSGSGHFLSGFAAYLFTHNTQVAILAFALGFAFAVPSVLLILMNGCMLGALFQIYAAKGLGFELGGWLSIHGTTELFAIAIAGAAGMRIGTRIAFPGELTRMAAAAQAGRAAATAMVGVMIMLLFAGLLEGIGRQTITSDATRYAIGGGMLALWIAYFYLVRMVRHGNG